Proteins found in one Terriglobia bacterium genomic segment:
- a CDS encoding sigma-54 dependent transcriptional regulator codes for MKPSVSVLLVDDDATFRQVLASELQRLDFAVSAAGSGQEAVRMASELQPDVVLLDLQLPDMGGLEVLEAVREKSPATEVIMLTGHGSIDTAIESIRRGAFDYLAKPCPLDELEVRVQRALERQALTRRASLLERGLTPRDPGASFVGAGPQFRRTLGLIDRVAPTDSTVLIRGETGSGKEMVAKLLHARSPRKDRPFVVIECAALQEELLQSELFGHERGAFTGADRAKPGLFEVAHQGTIFLDEIGDVSQSTQVKLLRVLDTSTFRHVGGTAEIRVDVRVLAATHRDLAALVRQGLFREDLYYRLSTITIALPPLRERKEDVEPLAEHFVGLLNDRYGFRKRMGPGALDLLRRHDWPGNVRELLHVIEAAMVVCEGPEILPEHLAALSRTPPSPATRDAAAGDRFLTLQELEQEHIERALRASGGHRGNAARMLGISERNLYRKLRDLSLLS; via the coding sequence ATGAAGCCTTCGGTGTCCGTGCTCCTCGTGGACGACGACGCGACCTTCCGGCAGGTGCTCGCCTCCGAGCTTCAGCGCCTCGACTTCGCGGTCTCCGCGGCCGGCTCGGGCCAGGAGGCCGTGAGGATGGCCTCGGAGCTGCAGCCCGACGTGGTTCTCCTCGACCTCCAGCTCCCCGACATGGGCGGGCTCGAGGTCCTCGAGGCCGTTCGAGAGAAGAGCCCCGCCACCGAGGTGATCATGCTGACGGGACACGGCTCGATCGACACCGCCATCGAGTCGATACGCAGGGGGGCGTTCGATTACCTGGCCAAGCCGTGCCCTCTCGACGAGCTGGAGGTCCGCGTCCAGCGCGCGCTCGAGAGGCAGGCGCTGACGCGGCGCGCGAGCCTGCTCGAGCGCGGCCTCACCCCGCGCGATCCGGGGGCGTCCTTCGTCGGAGCCGGCCCGCAGTTCCGCCGCACGCTCGGCCTGATCGATCGCGTGGCTCCGACCGACTCGACGGTCCTGATCCGCGGCGAGACCGGCTCCGGCAAGGAGATGGTGGCCAAGCTGCTCCACGCCCGCAGCCCGCGGAAGGACCGCCCGTTCGTCGTGATCGAGTGCGCCGCCCTCCAGGAGGAGCTGCTCCAGAGCGAGCTGTTCGGTCACGAGCGCGGCGCCTTCACGGGAGCCGACCGCGCGAAGCCGGGCCTCTTCGAGGTCGCGCACCAGGGCACGATCTTCCTCGACGAGATCGGCGACGTGAGCCAGTCGACCCAGGTGAAGCTGCTCCGCGTCCTCGACACGTCGACGTTCCGGCACGTCGGCGGTACCGCGGAGATCCGCGTGGACGTCCGGGTGCTCGCCGCGACCCACCGCGACCTCGCGGCCCTGGTCCGGCAGGGGCTCTTTCGCGAGGACCTGTACTACCGCCTGTCCACCATCACCATCGCGCTCCCTCCGCTGCGCGAGCGGAAGGAGGACGTCGAGCCGCTGGCGGAGCACTTCGTCGGGCTCCTCAACGACCGGTACGGCTTCCGCAAGCGCATGGGACCCGGCGCTCTGGATCTCCTCCGCCGGCACGACTGGCCGGGAAACGTCCGCGAGCTCCTGCACGTGATCGAGGCGGCCATGGTCGTCTGCGAGGGACCGGAGATCCTCCCGGAGCACCTCGCCGCGCTCTCGAGGACGCCTCCCTCCCCCGCGACGCGGGACGCCGCGGCCGGCGACCGGTTCCTCACGCTCCAGGAGCTGGAGCAGGAGCACATCGAGCGTGCGCTCAGGGCCTCCGGCGGTCACCGCGGGAACGCCGCGCGCATGCTGGGCATCAGCGAGCGCAACCTGTACCGGAAGCTCAGGGACCTCAGCCTCCTCTCCTGA
- a CDS encoding cytochrome c family protein, which produces MRGRFREVQHLVRAALLFLAGVAAFLLLRQSLVPKGFGEYGHFRSGALEDNRGRPLQFAGMAACEECHSDVVEARKGSKHAAVRCEACHGPLAAHASDPTTGKPVRPDPKTVCLVCHRDNVAKPRGFPKVDPGEHGGGEACNTCHKPHHPEVA; this is translated from the coding sequence ATGAGGGGACGATTCCGGGAGGTTCAGCACCTCGTCCGCGCGGCGCTCCTGTTCCTGGCGGGCGTCGCCGCGTTCCTCCTGCTACGGCAATCGCTGGTGCCCAAGGGCTTCGGCGAGTACGGGCACTTCCGGAGCGGAGCGCTCGAGGACAACCGCGGCCGCCCGCTCCAGTTCGCGGGGATGGCCGCCTGCGAGGAGTGCCATTCCGACGTCGTCGAAGCGAGGAAGGGGAGCAAGCACGCGGCGGTGCGCTGCGAAGCCTGCCACGGACCCCTCGCGGCCCATGCCTCGGACCCGACGACGGGAAAGCCCGTTCGGCCGGACCCGAAGACCGTCTGCCTCGTCTGCCACCGCGACAACGTCGCCAAGCCGAGAGGGTTCCCGAAGGTCGATCCCGGGGAGCACGGCGGCGGCGAGGCGTGCAACACCTGCCACAAGCCCCACCATCCGGAAGTCGCCTAG
- a CDS encoding 4Fe-4S dicluster domain-containing protein has translation MSVDRRGFLKEGGRLLVLSAAAASALDLVLAGRPEEADAYKLADHWWGMIIDINKCIGCGNCVRACKIENDVLKEPYYFRTWVERYHVPAKDLVRPEAEDHPEVDSPNGGFDGFKEKYHAGDGSKNFFVPKLCNHCAHSPCVQVCPVGATFESPDGVVLVDKTYCLGCRYCVQACPYGCRFIDPRTETVDKCSLCYHRITKGLTTACCETCPTGARTLGDLKDPRDPIHEFLRTHGVQVLKPQMATGAKAYYNGLDGSVR, from the coding sequence ATGTCCGTCGATCGCCGGGGATTCCTGAAGGAGGGCGGGAGGCTCCTGGTCCTCTCCGCCGCGGCCGCCAGCGCCCTCGATCTCGTGCTGGCCGGCCGCCCCGAGGAGGCCGATGCCTACAAGCTCGCCGACCACTGGTGGGGCATGATCATCGACATCAACAAGTGCATCGGCTGCGGCAATTGCGTGCGCGCGTGCAAGATCGAGAACGACGTCCTCAAGGAGCCGTACTACTTCCGCACCTGGGTCGAGCGATACCACGTGCCGGCCAAGGACCTCGTGCGCCCCGAGGCCGAGGACCACCCCGAGGTGGACTCCCCGAACGGCGGGTTCGACGGGTTCAAGGAGAAGTACCACGCCGGGGACGGCTCGAAGAACTTCTTCGTCCCGAAGCTCTGCAACCACTGCGCACATTCCCCGTGCGTGCAGGTCTGCCCGGTGGGCGCGACGTTCGAGAGCCCCGACGGCGTCGTGCTGGTGGACAAGACGTACTGCCTCGGCTGCCGGTACTGCGTCCAGGCGTGCCCCTACGGCTGCCGGTTCATCGACCCGCGCACCGAGACCGTGGACAAGTGCAGCCTCTGCTACCACCGGATCACGAAGGGGCTGACCACCGCCTGCTGCGAGACGTGCCCCACCGGCGCGCGGACCCTCGGCGACCTCAAGGACCCCCGCGATCCGATCCACGAGTTCCTGAGGACCCACGGCGTGCAGGTGCTGAAGCCGCAGATGGCCACCGGCGCCAAGGCCTACTACAACGGCCTCGACGGCTCGGTGAGGTAG
- the nrfD gene encoding polysulfide reductase NrfD produces the protein MESVLQGVQGFMYPNEVELQWSILIVLYPFVTGLVAGAFILASLERVFNVEAVKPTYRLALLTALAFLIAAPLPLQLHLGHPERSYEMYTTPHTSSAMAMFGFVYLWYLLAVLVFEIWLDYRKDIVLTARASRGAKRLLYRALSLGSDDISPRSLEIDSRVGRFVTIVGIPSAFLLHGYVGFIFGSVKANPWWSTPLMPIVFLFSAIVSGIAAVLLLYMALSWARGRQPDMACVDTMGRYLLYAFIIDFSLEMLDLIHRIYEADESFKSLDFMVHTRLYTSQVILQIIVGTLVPIGLLALVQVVRTTAPARKGFYVAAGALTLVGIFAMRWNVVIGGQLFSKSFLGYTTYKMHFATREGLLPAILVLLLPFGILWELLKLLPPWPDEGSA, from the coding sequence ATGGAGAGCGTGCTGCAGGGCGTCCAGGGCTTCATGTACCCCAACGAGGTGGAGCTCCAGTGGAGCATCCTCATCGTGCTCTACCCGTTCGTGACCGGGCTCGTCGCCGGCGCGTTCATCCTCGCCTCGCTCGAGCGGGTCTTCAACGTCGAGGCGGTGAAGCCCACCTACCGGCTCGCGCTCCTCACCGCACTGGCGTTCCTGATCGCGGCGCCGCTCCCGCTGCAGCTCCACCTCGGCCACCCGGAGCGCTCGTACGAGATGTACACGACGCCGCACACCAGCTCCGCCATGGCGATGTTCGGCTTCGTGTACCTGTGGTACCTGCTGGCGGTGCTGGTCTTCGAGATCTGGCTCGACTACCGCAAGGACATCGTGCTCACGGCCCGGGCCAGCCGCGGGGCGAAGCGCCTCCTGTACCGGGCCCTCTCCCTGGGCTCGGACGACATCAGCCCCCGCTCGCTCGAGATCGACTCGAGGGTCGGGAGGTTCGTCACGATCGTCGGGATCCCGTCCGCGTTCCTCCTCCACGGCTACGTGGGGTTCATCTTCGGCTCCGTGAAGGCGAACCCGTGGTGGTCGACGCCGCTGATGCCCATCGTGTTCCTGTTCTCGGCCATCGTGTCCGGCATCGCCGCCGTGCTGCTCCTCTACATGGCCCTGTCGTGGGCGCGGGGACGCCAGCCCGACATGGCGTGCGTGGACACCATGGGCCGCTACCTCCTGTACGCGTTCATCATCGACTTCTCCCTCGAGATGCTGGACCTCATCCACCGGATCTACGAGGCCGACGAGTCGTTCAAGAGCCTCGACTTCATGGTCCACACGCGGCTGTACACGTCGCAGGTGATCCTGCAGATCATCGTGGGCACCCTCGTCCCGATCGGGCTCCTCGCCCTGGTCCAGGTCGTGCGGACCACCGCGCCCGCCCGGAAGGGGTTCTACGTCGCCGCCGGGGCGCTGACCCTCGTCGGCATCTTCGCGATGCGCTGGAACGTCGTGATCGGCGGGCAGCTGTTCTCCAAGAGCTTCCTCGGGTACACGACCTACAAGATGCACTTCGCCACCCGCGAGGGACTGTTGCCCGCGATCCTCGTGCTGCTCCTTCCGTTCGGGATCCTCTGGGAACTGCTGAAACTGCTGCCTCCCTGGCCGGACGAGGGATCCGCGTAG
- a CDS encoding iron-sulfur cluster assembly scaffold protein produces the protein MDKDRGELLRDLGYSEKAIRFIAEDRNFGQLPVFSVKSSHQGQCGDVLRLYLDVDRGVIREASFEHVGCTGLQASAAGVTTMIRGMTLDDAAKLDVKDIVDFLGKIPDAKLDCAQLARDTLRKAIQELKQASTPAS, from the coding sequence ATGGACAAGGACCGAGGCGAGCTGTTGAGGGATCTCGGATACTCCGAGAAGGCGATCCGGTTCATCGCCGAGGACAGGAACTTCGGCCAGCTCCCGGTCTTCTCGGTGAAGTCGTCGCACCAGGGACAGTGCGGCGACGTGCTGCGACTCTACCTCGACGTGGACCGCGGCGTCATTCGCGAGGCCAGCTTCGAGCACGTCGGGTGCACGGGGCTCCAGGCCAGTGCGGCCGGCGTGACCACGATGATCCGCGGAATGACGCTCGACGACGCGGCGAAGCTCGACGTCAAGGACATCGTGGACTTCCTGGGGAAGATCCCGGACGCCAAGCTCGACTGCGCCCAGCTCGCCCGCGACACCTTGCGGAAGGCGATCCAGGAGCTGAAGCAGGCCTCGACCCCGGCCTCCTGA
- a CDS encoding DUF4382 domain-containing protein has protein sequence MAPTRRSLSLLALVVVAMVSAACSSSGGGSGGMLGPGQARLNIVIHDETSPAFSQANVTFSAIEVRDSQGVWVPVSGTFPMTIDLLTLVNGKTLTLAAGAVPAGTYDRIRVTIAGSELVLANGTTITITLPHAGVTVERMVSFTAVEGQPVTITLDFKVDLSFKLLEGMECQFEPEIDVESVEHEH, from the coding sequence ATGGCCCCCACGCGAAGATCGCTTTCGCTGCTCGCCCTGGTCGTCGTCGCGATGGTCTCCGCCGCCTGCTCGAGCTCCGGCGGCGGAAGCGGCGGGATGCTCGGCCCCGGGCAGGCGCGTCTCAACATCGTGATCCACGACGAGACCTCGCCGGCCTTCTCCCAGGCGAACGTCACGTTCTCCGCCATCGAGGTCCGTGATTCGCAGGGGGTCTGGGTCCCGGTGTCCGGAACGTTCCCGATGACCATCGACCTGCTGACCCTCGTCAACGGCAAGACGCTGACCCTGGCCGCGGGAGCGGTCCCCGCCGGGACGTATGACCGCATTCGCGTGACGATCGCCGGCTCGGAGCTGGTCCTCGCCAACGGGACCACGATCACGATCACTCTGCCTCATGCCGGCGTGACGGTGGAGCGCATGGTCTCGTTCACGGCGGTGGAAGGCCAGCCGGTGACCATCACCCTCGACTTCAAAGTGGACCTTTCGTTCAAGCTCCTCGAAGGGATGGAGTGTCAGTTCGAGCCCGAAATCGACGTCGAAAGCGTCGAGCACGAACACTGA